The Hymenobacter sp. 5317J-9 genome has a window encoding:
- the thiS gene encoding sulfur carrier protein ThiS, whose protein sequence is MVCYVNNSPQETAEAQTLTQLLAGLALAEQRGLAVAVNDEVVPRAAWAAHALREHDRVTIIRATQGG, encoded by the coding sequence ATTCGCCCCAGGAAACCGCCGAAGCCCAGACGCTTACCCAACTTCTCGCCGGCCTGGCATTGGCCGAACAGCGCGGCCTGGCCGTGGCCGTGAACGACGAAGTGGTGCCCCGCGCCGCGTGGGCTGCACACGCCCTGCGCGAGCATGACCGGGTCACGATTATACGGGCTACGCAGGGCGGGTAG